AGGTTGATGGTGAAAACATGAAAAGCATAGATTTAGCTTTTTTCAATCTTTATACACTTACAACTAATGGCACATCATGTAACAACTGGAACATattcatttaacaaacaaaaatgttcaggAAATAAAAGTATTTAGGTAGACAACACAACCATAGTTTCTGAGATTTGAAAATAAGAGTTGTATCTAGTAAGATCAATATTCATTGTTCTTTAAGTTGCAATTACTGAGATAGAAAAATCCTAGTTCCGAGTTTCCATTTAAGAGTCAAAGTATTTGAACAGTTGTTGGGTTGCAAAAGATAAATCGCTGTAACTGATGCCACTGGTTGAAACAAAAGCTGGTGACAAAAGTATGTGACCTCATCTGAAGGAGGCAAAATTGTAcagcaacaaatacataaaaataaaaacaaaatgcaatccaTGATAACCCTGCTAATTCAAATAATATGACTTCATTTTTTCATATTGGTGATACACTGCTTTCTTACAAATACATTCTTAAAAAATACGGTATATTTACTTATGTGgtcttataataataaaataataaaaaaaagttatatatgattattattttatcttaATGCACAGAACTACAAAAACTAACAGCAAGGCTAAGTGCTCCTTTCCTTGAGTATGTAAACTGAAGCTTCACTTCCCCTGGTCTTGGTTTAATGGTGAAATTGAGCAGGTAGgaatattttgtatttgcataGGTGCATATTTCCCTGTTGTAAATGAGGCATGTTTCAGTGAAGTCACAGAGTAATCACAGCTGGATGTGAATTTTATGTGGATGAAAATATGGAACCGTGGAAGGAATCTGAAGGTATGTCAAGAAACATTCACTATCACAAGTCATATACCACAGTCCGTTCAAGGGAATTTATATTCTAAAGCTATACAGCACaacttgaaaaaatgaaaaatgtaaatgttgcagTCTGTCATACTCACCACTGCTAGCACTGCCCTCTCTGTGGCCACGGCAGTTAAGGTAGAAGACGGTCTGGAGTGTGCGGCCCTCACacgctgtgttaaaaaaaaaaaaaaagatactttattTTTGCGAATAGCACACTTGAATCtgaatttatatacagtacatattggtTATCATAGTTTAAACATCAAGATGTGTTGTACTTTACTTACTGTATGATCTAAACAGAGATTTATTAACATCTGCAGTGAAAGAGAGCCACTGAAAACTTTAACCTCCAGCTGTCTACCAGATGGGGAAACAGCAATCTAATCTTGTCATTACTTCTGCAAGACATTACAGCTCAACTTTTCCTTCCACATAGGACCAAACGTTGGGTTACCTTTGCAATCCTCTTTAtcataaccctgtttccctgaaattgaaatgtaaccattaccgtatgggtacttatctcctaaagaccctgaaacctgaataagatacaacaaagctgctcacagagcctgtgacgcagtcgtgcCTGCCCCCaagggcacaaaaggactgcgctcacagacctctgtgccatttttcctttGTTTCGGACGACATCCAtggttaaatttctatttcagggaaccagggttatgataataacctaacgttccctttcaagtacgaaatgtaaccactaCTGTATGGGTGAGAGTACCAAAGCTGTCATAAGGGCAAGATTTCAGAACGACTGAAATGATACAAGGCTGCACTTCTATGGAACTACCTTGGGCGTAATAACATTAGGAACAcaagtaacaagtagctagggatAAAAGTTTAGGGAACAACTcgcctctatgcctgtgttgacCGGGGTGACTGAGAAGCCATCCTTAACATTCTatttccaaagccagggttttgatgACCCAcaacattcagtctgtagaacctagtaaaaaTATGGTGAGAAACACACACTGTTGCATTGCATATGTCcatgacagatgcaccctggaataaagtccACAAAgctgccatgcccctggtggaatgggcagcaagcttttctggagggggcaagttggccagctcatagatAGCCCTGACTGTGCCTGCAATCCATTTGGGCAGCCTCTGCTTAGATGGGGCCCcccagggcttgaccatgggaccagatagacctttaacgtAGAAGgggatttcccctcgtcaaacagttcctgcaaaaattgcagtataactgcatgggACAGGTCATGGGGTCGAACCCACAAGGCAGGCACCACGTCGGAAAGACGCCCCACTTTTACCTGTACTGGAAATGCTTAGACGatgctctggcattttgtagggtgtcaataaccctattggacagacccagataGCTCAAATGCAGTTGTTCAGGAGCCATCCCCAGACATGCAGGCTCAATGAGttgggatgccataaggtccccccCGTGCCTGACTGAGTAGGTCGCTCGATGGCTgggccgctcaggagctgcatcagagctgaaaaccaaagtctcctgggccaataaggggctactaggagcaccttgacCCGGTCCTGCGTGactttctccagacacagcaggagcagGGCAAGCAGTGGAAGGCATAGGcaactggtgtgccaaggcatctactgccAGCAGGGTCCctgcctcctattatggagaaccagagagAGCAGTAGATTGATTCCTGGGTGGCAAAGTTCTCCCCTGAACCTCTCCCCAATGACGCTCACTACTTCAGGGTGAATCCTCCACTCTGAGGCGCTGCGAACTCTCCTTGATAGGTCCGCTGCTCAGTTTGTCACCCCAGGCAAATGTACTGCCCACAGTGACAGGAGGTTCtcatgtgcccagagcaaaagcttgcagaCTACAtgatggagactgggagacctgaggcCACACTGGAGCCACCTTGGCACGAACGTGACGTTCGTTTATCGACCAGACCTCCATCATTCGTGGTCTCGTCAGAGCCCGCCAGACTTGTTGCAGACCGTCTCCAACCAGCGAACCCTTCGTCCTCTTGTTCTATTTAATTGAACCATTTCccgcatgccccccccccccccccggcccttCTCGCGACGTTCGTGGTGGTAGGGACCAAATGTATGCCCTGGTGTAACAGGGGCATCTAACATTGGTGCTTTGTCCCCATCAGGCAAGCGTCCCTGGGAAAGCCAGAACTGCCTACGTGCAGCTATCAGCACAGCGAGGTTCCTGCCTATAGCCTGCCCGTTGAGTTTTGATACATggagcaggttcttattaaccaCAGCTCATgcagctgttgtggtgagggcctgtgaCTGTCAGAAAGGGATCTACAGCAAAtaggactggtaggctaccagaatacTATTATAATTTCCTAGCCGAGTGGCGAacgcactggctgaataggcacaTTTGACTATCACCTTGAGACCAGGAACTGATTGTTGTGGCAGGTAGCGTCCTTGGATAGGAGCACTAATTTAGGCGCCTGTACCAAGGCGGTAATTGAAGCCTCAACTGACAGAAAATGGGCCAAGCCCAGCTTGTCTGCATCATACACCCTATATAGGATGTCCATCGACCGGCAAACAGCAGGAGCTATAGCCGGATGATCCCAGGGCaactggatttcaaaaagaaaatccaggtgCACTGGGTGGGGACAAGGGCAAGATCTCCTTCTGTAAGCCAGGACACTTGCAAGACTGGTACCGGTACAGTACGGGTCTACTCGGTTCACAGTTACCGCAGGTAGCAATGTACAGGAAAAtgctactggcaaaaccactcagtcagtactcaaATGAGattgagggaagcctgcttgttagtaAACTAACATCCCTCGTAATAGTGATGCGAAAATTGCCGCCAAAACGGCATTAAGATGCTGTGGGAGCTGTCGTCTGGGATCATGGAAGACTGCAACAGACACTATTGATACTCGTTAAAAACAATATGTGACAGAGAGAAGGAATTGGAGCTGCaaatctctctccctccctgctgtGAACCAGAAGTTGGCCATTTGGAGGAGGCACGTAGCTGCAAGTGCACAGAACTCCAGTGTGATCAGCTGCGGTGCACGCTTGGATAGACTGTGGCACCGGGCTGAtcgcagggaggagtttggtagtacaaaggggacgcagctaagTGAGTACAGCCTCTTACGCTGAAACGTGATCTGAAGCCGGAGCGCTGTTAATCTTTAGATTTTTTGTGTGTTGCTATTGCAGAGTAGTGAGGAGCCAGGGAGCTGCAGCCAGACAGCTAGCATAACCACCCAGAGCACTTTTCACGCCTAAACAGCAACGCACAACTGGAGTATTGATTCtactgttgttttgttattgggaCCTGTAAACCCACCATATACCCCTGATACCATAGTTGGTAGGGGCGgctctttttgtttctgttttaagaaataaatacgGACGTTTTGAGACAAACTTGTTTTGAACATTGccttattcaccacaccactcacaacattaacacacaatggCATTATCGTTGTGTGCCtattaaaacagacaaaattaGTCTTAGGTTCTGGCTTTtcaatacaatattacaaataataactgaaCCACACATAAATATGTAAAGCATAatatgcatatacacacacaaatatatatggtttaattacaataatatgtgttgtttttaacatgtattatttacttttaaatttgcTGCTACCCCACATCTGCTAGAGTCCCCGCTGCTTCCCTGAGGACCTGACGGCTGTTGATTTTTTTCACTGCGGTTGACCATGTTTAAAATCATTATggtataatattttcattttctgaggtcttttttttcccccactggtTTTGGCCAGTTATGGGCTGCACTTACAGGCAGGATCACCAAATAACTACGATTCCTAGATCACAAGTTCAGACAATTCTTTCCAACGAAGGCACACATGGTGTGAAAGAGCTGACACAGCAGGTTATTTGCTGcagctgttttttaaaatccttgATAACCCAGCAGTGTCTTAAGTTCAACAAGCAACTTCATACTGACAGTActcgcacacatacacacacacacacacacacactgattagTATTTCTAGGAATCACTGcacttttacaataaaacaataataatttttattacaCCCTTTTTTATGTAGTGTTGTACTTCACCTCTTTTCAAATAATCTATTTTATCCAAATTACTCTGGGGACATGGATAAAAGGCCTATTCCCACTAGAGTAGATACTCTGCTGGAAAATGTTGGGGACACTTCTGTTCAGAAAAAGAAGATTTTGCTCAAGTGAAAGCGTGTCTTGGTTCTTAAACTACTTTCATGATTGCTTCTGTTTCATcataaaatgatttatatataaaaaaaagagttatgaattaaaataaaacatcaaataataatGTTCAGATTTTGATGTTTTTGaggaaaaaagtaattaaaaaacaaaagcacatccAATTATTGAAGACAAATGAGAGGACAATATTTTCCTCAAATGTTAACCTATAAAATACACTGGTGTTCACTATACTGGAATGTAGACTGAATTTTTTAACCACTAAAGTTTGAAGATTCAAATAAGCACTAGTAACAGATATCTTACCTGCTCTCTTATCTCCTTCATTTTCTCCACTTTCTTCAGTTTAGTAGCGTATTCCTGTACTTCTTTTAATCTCATGTCAGTGCACAGGCGAACCAAGAATCGCAAACCTACAGTGTACAGAGCATCAAAGAAGACACCAGCATCATATAACATCACGATTTGATCTAAATACATCCTTTATCAATATAGTTACCAGTGTTACAAATTACAGCAAAACATGATTCTGTCTCCACATTATCTGCTTCTTTGAAAACTAAAACTACATATCCCTTTTTTTACTTAAGGGttaacatacagtatgtagaCTGGAATACTTGGAAATCATCTATGTGATGGACTGATATATCATACATTGTAATTAGAAGGTTTATTACAATTATACCTGCTTGAAACTGAACAGTCAGTCTATATGGCTATAAACGGACTGCTCTGCTCATAAACTGAGACTCTAAACAGAACCTTGGAAAGTTTGGCTTGAATGTGAACTCTAACGCACAGCTTCCTCAGCATAAACAAGTAAGCAAGACTAGAATGTTTGATTTCTCGACAATAATGTAACACACTGGATGTGGCCAATTGGAGCCATTATCTTGGCTATCAAagttatatttctatattttcattaaataaatacaagtttaaataGGGCTCTGTAATACAGATCTGAAGAGATAAATTACATTCAACATTTTCGGGAAATTTCCTGTGGATGTCTTTGTAGGTCTCCAGTGCTTTCTGGTAGTTTCCTGTAAAATTATAATGCAGGTAGTGGCCTTAGAAACATTATCAAAACAACATACTTTAGTTTTAAACACTTACATTTTGGGGGGAAATAATTAAAATTGTCATATAGGCTAAATATTACAATGAGATATatgttgtacacatttaaaaaatatcaaagaacaGTGTTACACAGTTTGTAACAAAATGTGTTGACTGTGCCAGCTGGTAGCTTATAATATCtcataataattgtaattaaagTCTAATTAACATaaagcattaataaaaaataaatcaccagTAACATACCACTTCTTCTGTAGCAGCTGGCCACCATTAGTTGCCATTTTACTTGGGTcggcctaaaataaaacacataccatgagtggtgtagtggtaaataaaaaagtgggtaaactgccttgtttggtggagttgaacatatagattgaacagataaacatgaacagatacattgttattggccctcagccaaccagagccACCCATACAGTCCTTTACCCTTTCAGGTGCTGTTCACGTGAACAGTCACAGAGCCGACGGTGCACTTCACGTAAACAGCTCTGTGAGCGTCCTTTCACGGGCTAGGATGAAAGCTACTAGCACtgccctgcaggtccagtgtgcctaacaacatAACATTAagcagaacataaacaaccaatcacagatcTCACTCTGATTAGTTCATCAGAAACATGCAGTCCACCGTGGTTGCTCACCCATGGGCTACCCTGAACCACATTCTGAGTGCGCTCAGCTGTCAGTCTTGTACCCAGCAACGCAACACAGATGCTCAccgttaaaatatcttgtctttaacccatgatttgcacatcacaggtgaGTAGAAGCAAGTAAACTACCCCTTATATGAGGAGAGGGTAAACACTGTTTATTTGCGTATACCCTCGGCTACACCACTGCATACCATCAACTTGTGTGATTAAAAATGCATGTTGTGATTTAATATAGAACATTCAAATAATAGTTTCTACTGTAAATCTCTCATACACTTTACATCAACAGAGCAGGTAGTGGGCTCTGACATCTAAGGGCTTTGTTATTGCTATTCATGGGTTAGATATCTTGACATGGCCCACTGCGTTCTGCTCGGTTGTGCGGATTCTGAGACACGGACAATGCAATAATATACAAAATCAGGTCTGGAATTTTGGTCTAAAATTCAGGGTACAAATGATACTGACTCATAATAGTACCTGGTTTGGTGGGAAAATATTAATCTGTTTTGGGTTTGGAACATGTTCAGTGCATGCAGCATTAGATTAGATGTTTCAGCACAAAAAAGTACTGGCCAATGCAAAAGATTCTTCACGGTGATCTTTTTTcgtattttaaaatcatgtaacTTTAGTAAATCAGGACATGTCTCTATTTAATTGGGACTCTGTAAAACTGACTAACATTATCTTTCATtatctaaatgtgtttatttgatcttttaaaatcttttttcacCACTCATCTCATGAAAAATAATTCTTCTCACAACGAAAGAAGTATTCTCATGAAAATGGAATTTGGACTTTGATTTCTTTTTGTCATGAAAGGGATCTTTTTTTGTGAGGTTCTGTCATactcataaaaaacaaaatttgacTTTGACAACACTCGCTGCCAGGTCCTCAGGAAAGGTGTACCTGAAAAAGGTATCAGCTCTCCGTAGGCATATCTCGCAATCCCCAGCCCCTCTAATTGCTCAAGTCAAGGCCCCTGactgaatttgaaatatttggctgtagcagaaggcagtttgttcgccgaagggctggagagcggtacacaaatgaatgtctgcaggcaacagtgaagcatggtggaggttccttccaagtttggggctgcatttctgcaaatagagttggggatttggtcagaattaatggtctcctcaatactGAGAAGAaaaggcagatacttatccatcatgcaataccatcagggaggcatctgattggccccaaatttattctgcagcatgacaacgaccccaaacatacagcgaaagtcattaagaactatcttcagcataaagaagaacaaggagtcctggaagtgatggaatggcccccacagagccctgatctcaacatcatcgagtctgtctgggattacatgaagagagagaagcaactgaggctgcctaaatccacagaagaactgtggttagttctccaagatgtttggaccaacttacctgctgagttccttcaaaagctgtgtgcaagtgtacctagaagaattgatgctgttttgaaggcaaagggtggtcacaccaaatattgatttgatgtagatttttcttctgttcagtcactttgcattttgttaattgataaatataaactattaacatgtctatttttgaaagcattcttactttacgacattttttcacacctgcctaaaacttttgcacagtactgtgtgtgtgtgtgtgtggtgtgtgtgtggtgtgtgtggtgtgtgtgtgtgtgtgtgtgtgtgtctatatatatatatatatatatatatatatatataattttattttattttatcttattttattattttgtttattcgtGAATTTTGTTCTTTACAAGAAGAGGGCATTTTCACTAAAgacattgtttaatttgtttgtcttGTACAGCAATTTTAATCGGAACTCAGCCCACTAATGATTTTGTAAAGTCAAAGAAAAGTCATCGTATTACATTCTCTTTCCTCGCATTGGTTGTGGTCAGCTTACTAAGAAATGTTGTCATTCTACCACGCAACTCAACTTACTTAGTTCACACACGACCCTAACATGCAATGTTAGAAGTGAATTCATAAAGTATGTAAACAAAATGGCTTCCTCTCCTGAAACAAGATCAATAATACAACAAGTTccttacaataaattaaaatgtgcatggaAAAATGTGAAATGGCATGTGGTTGAATGTCTCATGAAACTCAAAAGTGTCACGCCACAATCAGCTTTCAGCCTTGGTCCTTTCAAGTCTAGCTGACATTCTATCATACACAGACCTTTGCCATCCTATAACCCTATACTATACTCCATCACAGCCTTTCTAACCAATCTGGTTGCTGCATTGCTATAGATTATGtcacaatacatacagtagtatAAGAAATGGAACTACgggccctattcacaaacctTGTGATTgttttaggaatgtttttttggactgtttttagaatgtttataaataaaatatcaaagatTAAGCAGTACCTTGAGAGAAAATAAATCTCTAAGACAGAAGGAAAAATGTTTCATGAACCACAAAcctgattaaaataaaaagggctttaaaaaaaaaattgttaaaacatttgtttaaacagtCCCTAAGGTTTGTGAATATCCACCCCATATTTAGTACTTATGTAAGAATCCCTCATCAACATTACGAGATAGAGTTGATTGCACCATTTCCTTCCGGTATGtctttaaaaacattcctttaTATCACTGATAGTTTCCGGTTCCAAGCTCAAAGATAGATATATAAAGAGAGAAATGTTTCTCATGGACCCAGATAACACAGAATCAAGCTCTTTCTGAAGACATTTGACAAACTCTAAAGACATTCATCACAAGATGCCAGAACAGACTGAGCTTATTCACACCTTCAATGGCATTCCATTTTCTACAAGAGTATCAAAAGAGCTCCTTCAGTCTCTAGACACCTTTGAAGCCAGAGAAGACGACGTGTTATTAGTTTCATATCCAAAATCAGGTAAGACACATTTCTGAATATTATTTGATATCTTCTTGTGTATTTTAGTAATTATTTAAAGCTGGTCTATCAGAAACAGGTAGATCAGTATACACAGACTGCTTGACTGATGTGTCTTTTGAAACTCTTCCTAGGCACGCACTGGCTTACAGAGATTATGAAGAATCTGTACCACAGCCAACGCGAAGACAATGGGGTTAGCAAAGTGACACTGACATCACCTCTAGAGTTCGGAGATCTCTCCAAATTCGATGAGCTGAGAAACCTCCCCAACAAGAGGCTCATCCCAACACACCTCAACTATGAGATGATCCCagtgcagttcaaaacaaaaaaatgcaaggtaATAGAAAACAGTCATTATGTTTATTGCTTATAAC
Above is a window of Polyodon spathula isolate WHYD16114869_AA unplaced genomic scaffold, ASM1765450v1 scaffolds_3893, whole genome shotgun sequence DNA encoding:
- the LOC121312439 gene encoding intraflagellar transport protein 88 homolog; amino-acid sequence: MVASCYRRSGNYQKALETYKDIHRKFPENVECLRFLVRLCTDMRLKEVQEYATKLKKVEKMKEIREQVLQTECCGSSKPWLWK